A single Ignavibacteriales bacterium DNA region contains:
- a CDS encoding HipA domain-containing protein, whose product MVSHILPFSRNGFMEAKLQSGSRISVSGVQIKHLLRLQKNRFELAASGGGYILKPAGSGSFLFPELLAANEHLTMQAASQVFDLKTAPNAFMLLSDNSPAYITKRFDRTSTGTPLPVEDFAQIAGKSSETGGPDFKYNSSYEEIGNLIRKYVSAPELELEKFFRLVLFNYLISNGDAHLKNFSLLRNDEFGDYLLSPAYDLLCTRLHLPNESDTALDLFADGYESEGYKAGSKYLREDFEELGRRLGLHEDSVQTIINDYIHKSEDLKDLTEKSFLPAELKKQYISLYNEKVRRFM is encoded by the coding sequence ATGGTAAGCCACATTCTTCCTTTCAGCAGAAACGGATTTATGGAAGCAAAACTGCAGTCCGGAAGCCGCATTTCCGTTTCCGGCGTGCAGATCAAACATCTGCTGCGCCTGCAGAAGAACCGGTTTGAGCTTGCCGCCTCCGGAGGAGGATATATACTCAAACCCGCAGGTTCGGGAAGTTTTCTCTTTCCTGAATTATTAGCCGCAAACGAACATCTTACCATGCAGGCGGCTTCTCAGGTGTTCGATCTCAAGACAGCCCCGAATGCTTTCATGCTCCTCTCGGACAACTCCCCCGCATATATAACAAAGCGCTTTGACCGGACCAGTACAGGGACTCCTCTCCCCGTCGAAGACTTTGCGCAGATTGCCGGGAAGAGCAGCGAAACAGGCGGTCCGGATTTCAAATACAACAGCAGTTATGAGGAGATCGGCAACCTGATCAGGAAATATGTCTCGGCTCCGGAGCTCGAGCTGGAAAAGTTTTTCCGGCTGGTTCTCTTCAACTATCTGATTAGCAACGGCGATGCTCATTTGAAAAACTTCTCTCTTTTGCGCAACGATGAGTTCGGTGATTATCTGCTTTCGCCGGCTTACGACCTTCTCTGCACCCGGCTTCATCTGCCTAATGAATCCGATACCGCGCTTGATCTGTTCGCTGACGGTTATGAAAGCGAAGGATACAAAGCGGGCTCAAAATATCTTCGGGAGGATTTTGAAGAACTGGGAAGGCGGCTCGGTCTGCATGAAGATAGTGTTCAGACGATTATTAACGATTATATACACAAATCAGAAGATCTGAAAGATCTTACGGAAAAATCTTTCCTTCCCGCTGAATTGAAGAAACAGTATATCTCACTCTATAACGAAAAAGTACGCCGGTTCATGTAA
- a CDS encoding HipA N-terminal domain-containing protein, translating into MSNIYKAEVLVRDIPAGELIKTAEGYIFRYYESYLAGRDLPPVSLSLPRQKEEFSSPQLFPFFFGMLPEGENKAILCRTQKIDPEDYLAILLSSAYKESIGAVTVRSIS; encoded by the coding sequence ATGAGCAATATATATAAAGCGGAGGTGCTGGTAAGAGATATACCGGCCGGTGAGCTGATAAAAACCGCAGAGGGATATATTTTCAGATATTATGAAAGCTATCTTGCTGGCAGAGATCTTCCGCCGGTGAGTCTTTCGCTCCCCCGGCAGAAAGAAGAGTTCTCTTCTCCGCAGCTATTTCCTTTCTTTTTTGGCATGCTTCCGGAAGGGGAAAACAAAGCAATTCTCTGCCGGACACAGAAGATTGATCCGGAAGATTATCTGGCGATTCTTCTTTCCTCAGCGTATAAAGAATCTATCGGAGCAGTCACCGTGAGAAGTATATCATGA
- a CDS encoding ABC transporter ATP-binding protein produces MIEIKGLKKAFGSKQVLTGVDLTIPDNETLVIVGRSGCGKSVMLKHIVGLLTPDEGDVFVQGKLIRELKEKELYGIRKMFGFLFQGAALFDSMTVEENVMLPIVESGEKFSKTEMDKAVAEKLEMVGLPGIQKNKPSELSGGMRKRVGLARALITNPQYILYDEPTTGLDPIMSDNIDDLIKELAGRLKVTSVVVTHDMFSVKNVADRVAMMHEGKVYFTGTPDELLNSKDQTIYDFIKRTETI; encoded by the coding sequence ATGATTGAAATTAAAGGACTCAAAAAAGCGTTCGGCTCAAAACAGGTGCTCACCGGTGTTGATCTGACCATACCGGATAACGAAACGCTCGTGATAGTTGGCCGGAGCGGCTGCGGTAAAAGTGTAATGCTCAAGCATATTGTCGGACTCCTTACTCCGGATGAGGGGGATGTGTTTGTGCAGGGTAAACTTATCCGTGAGCTAAAGGAAAAAGAGCTGTATGGGATACGCAAGATGTTTGGCTTTCTTTTTCAGGGAGCGGCTCTGTTTGACTCGATGACGGTGGAAGAAAATGTGATGCTGCCGATTGTGGAATCCGGCGAGAAGTTCAGCAAAACCGAGATGGATAAAGCGGTTGCTGAAAAGCTGGAGATGGTCGGGCTTCCGGGAATTCAGAAGAATAAACCGAGCGAACTTTCCGGCGGTATGAGAAAACGTGTAGGCCTCGCCCGCGCCCTTATTACCAATCCACAGTATATACTCTATGATGAACCGACAACAGGGCTTGACCCGATCATGTCTGACAATATTGACGACCTGATTAAAGAGCTTGCCGGCCGCCTTAAAGTAACCTCCGTTGTTGTTACGCACGATATGTTCAGCGTGAAAAATGTTGCCGACCGTGTTGCCATGATGCACGAGGGGAAAGTCTATTTCACCGGCACGCCGGATGAACTGCTGAACTCCAAAGATCAGACGATTTATGACTTCATCAAAAGAACGGAGACGATATAG
- a CDS encoding aminotransferase class I/II-fold pyridoxal phosphate-dependent enzyme — MIPEAFSAFLGPQAENAASFTDLVNRVLKHHIEKRQKTFNEDSSMYPSSLNSNTLERELEAFLLRVEGNPPYFHPRYSAQMLKDPALTVPLGYLAFILSNPNNHAYEGGPVTTEMEMEVTDLLLKMCGFKTGWGHLASGGSLANLEALWAVRDTYPDGGSVLFSEVSHYSWKRICQILGIKNFAEIPVDTAFRMNLNALEDRLKEEKVLCVVANIGSTGTGSIDDIGAILKLRDRYGFHLHIDAAYGGFFRSVILDDIYNPHPFEETAGISEYVYNALRDMQEADSITIDPHKQGSVSYGAGAVVYKDEKLREAILNTAPYTYHITDKPNIGMFALEGSRPGAMAAACYLTYKVLPPHSGGLGSLLQSTLDSAQYFWRKIEKSSKYQNLTNPDLDICCFWKTAGSGTAAEVSSASLRVYHENSLEAQEPEFILSKFIVPPSVTRKIFTGAEEGTSLVTLRSVFMKHWYSLHDFHYINALLKKLESYD; from the coding sequence ATGATTCCTGAAGCATTTTCCGCATTTCTTGGTCCGCAGGCAGAGAACGCCGCATCGTTTACCGATCTGGTAAACCGTGTCCTAAAACATCACATAGAAAAAAGGCAGAAGACCTTTAATGAAGACTCCTCTATGTATCCCTCAAGCCTCAACAGCAATACCCTCGAAAGGGAACTTGAGGCTTTTTTGCTGCGGGTTGAGGGGAATCCACCCTATTTTCACCCCCGGTACAGTGCTCAGATGCTTAAAGACCCTGCGCTTACCGTTCCGCTCGGGTATCTGGCTTTTATACTGAGCAATCCGAACAATCATGCTTATGAGGGGGGTCCGGTCACCACAGAGATGGAAATGGAAGTCACTGATCTGCTCCTGAAAATGTGCGGATTCAAAACCGGGTGGGGACATCTTGCCTCCGGCGGTTCTCTCGCGAATCTTGAGGCGCTCTGGGCTGTACGCGATACATACCCGGATGGCGGCTCGGTGCTCTTCAGCGAGGTTTCGCACTACTCCTGGAAGCGCATCTGCCAGATTCTCGGGATAAAGAACTTTGCTGAGATTCCGGTGGATACCGCCTTCAGGATGAATCTGAACGCTCTTGAAGACCGGCTGAAAGAAGAGAAAGTGCTCTGTGTGGTTGCCAATATCGGTTCAACAGGAACGGGAAGCATTGATGATATCGGCGCTATCCTTAAACTCCGCGACCGCTACGGATTCCACCTTCACATAGATGCTGCTTACGGAGGATTCTTCCGGTCGGTGATTCTGGATGATATATATAATCCGCACCCGTTTGAGGAAACAGCAGGCATTTCAGAATATGTGTATAATGCTCTGAGGGATATGCAGGAAGCAGACTCCATTACTATTGACCCTCATAAACAGGGTTCAGTCTCCTATGGCGCCGGTGCGGTGGTATATAAGGATGAAAAACTGCGCGAGGCAATACTTAATACTGCGCCTTATACGTATCATATAACCGATAAGCCGAATATAGGAATGTTCGCGCTTGAGGGCTCGCGTCCCGGTGCGATGGCGGCTGCCTGCTATCTGACCTACAAAGTGCTGCCCCCACACTCCGGCGGACTCGGTTCCCTGCTGCAATCCACGCTGGACTCCGCCCAATATTTCTGGCGGAAGATTGAAAAGAGCAGCAAATACCAGAACCTGACCAACCCCGATCTTGATATATGCTGCTTCTGGAAAACCGCAGGCAGTGGAACCGCGGCAGAGGTAAGCAGTGCCTCACTCCGGGTCTATCATGAAAACTCCCTTGAGGCTCAGGAGCCGGAGTTCATCCTGTCAAAGTTTATCGTACCCCCCTCGGTTACGAGGAAAATCTTTACCGGGGCTGAAGAGGGGACTTCTCTGGTAACTCTGCGCTCCGTTTTTATGAAGCACTGGTATTCGCTTCATGATTTTCACTATATTAATGCCCTGCTAAAAAAATTAGAATCATATGATTGA
- a CDS encoding VOC family protein, producing the protein MKNLVPCLWFENNAEEAVNFYTSVFKDGRILQTTRYDKTGPLEEGTVLTISFIINGTEFLALNGGPHFTFNPAVSFIVNCKDQNEIDYYWDKLSSSSADEQCGWLKDKFGLSWQIVPHNISELLHNPDPAKSARAMKALLAMKKIEIDKLVTA; encoded by the coding sequence ATGAAAAATCTTGTTCCCTGTCTCTGGTTTGAGAACAATGCCGAAGAGGCGGTTAATTTTTATACGTCGGTATTTAAAGACGGACGGATTTTGCAGACCACCCGGTACGATAAAACAGGCCCGCTTGAAGAAGGTACCGTGCTTACCATATCATTTATCATAAACGGAACTGAGTTCCTCGCTCTTAACGGCGGTCCCCATTTCACGTTTAATCCCGCTGTATCATTTATCGTAAACTGCAAAGACCAGAATGAAATTGATTACTACTGGGATAAACTCTCTTCCTCTTCCGCTGATGAACAGTGCGGCTGGCTGAAGGATAAATTCGGACTCTCCTGGCAGATAGTGCCGCATAATATAAGCGAACTGCTGCATAACCCCGATCCGGCAAAATCAGCCCGGGCAATGAAGGCGCTTCTTGCCATGAAGAAAATTGAGATTGATAAGCTGGTTACGGCGTGA